The Romeriopsis navalis LEGE 11480 sequence GAACGTGATCAATGGTGGCGCCCATGCGGACAACAACGTTGATTTCCAGGAATTTATGATTGTGCCGGTGGGAGCCAGTAGCTTCAAAGAAGCGCTGCGCTGGGGGGCAGAAGTTTTCCATACGTTGAATCAAGTGCTGAAGGATGCCGGTGTGGCCTCGGGCGGTGTGGGCGATGAAGGTGGATTTGCGCCGAACCTGAAGTCTAACCAACAGGCATTGGATCTCTTGATTGAAGCGATCAAGAAAGCCGGTTATGAGCCGGGTGAGCAAGTGGCGATCGCCCTGGATGTGGCTTCCAGTGAGTTCTATAAAGATGGGAAGTATCACTTTGACGGCAAAGACCATACGCCCGCCGAAACAATCGATTACTTGGCCAAGCTGACGCAGGAATATCCGATTATCTCGATCGAAGATGGTTTGGATGAAGATGACTGGGAAGGTTGGCAAGCGCTGACCGAGAAGATTGGCGATCGGGTGCAGTTGGTCGGCGATGACTTGTTTGTGACGAATGTCGAGCGTTTGCAGCAAGGCATCCAGCAGAAAGCGGGTAACTCGATTCTGATTAAGCTGAATCAAATTGGGTCGTTAACGGAAACGCTAGAAGCGATCGATCTGGGGGCCCGTCATGGGTTCCGTTCGATTATTAGCCA is a genomic window containing:
- the eno gene encoding phosphopyruvate hydratase, giving the protein MFDAVDTAIESIRAREILDSRGRPTVEAEVYLMNGAYGLAQVPSGASTGTFEACELRDDDKSRYDGKGVQKAVDNVHEKIALELDTMDALDQVGLDRAMIALDGSKNKTNLGANAILAVSLAAAKAAAESTSLPLYRYLGGPLANVLPVPLMNVINGGAHADNNVDFQEFMIVPVGASSFKEALRWGAEVFHTLNQVLKDAGVASGGVGDEGGFAPNLKSNQQALDLLIEAIKKAGYEPGEQVAIALDVASSEFYKDGKYHFDGKDHTPAETIDYLAKLTQEYPIISIEDGLDEDDWEGWQALTEKIGDRVQLVGDDLFVTNVERLQQGIQQKAGNSILIKLNQIGSLTETLEAIDLGARHGFRSIISHRSGETEDTTIADLAVATRAGQIKTGSLSRSERIAKYNRLLRIEDELGDKAVYAGTTNGVPKWQKP